A single Anatilimnocola floriformis DNA region contains:
- a CDS encoding four-helix bundle copper-binding protein encodes MVGRRAFTVAGLTAVALGAWQQGASGQVPAAKSAGGHEHGEMSDACAKACSDCQRECESCAAHCADQLESGKKDHATTLATCLDCAAFCATAASIVARGGPFSALICKACVDACAMCGKECEKFPDDKHMKECAAECRKCEKTCKEMVAHAGHDHGTK; translated from the coding sequence ATGGTCGGACGACGAGCGTTCACGGTGGCGGGTTTGACAGCAGTCGCGCTCGGAGCCTGGCAGCAGGGAGCATCCGGCCAGGTGCCGGCTGCGAAGAGCGCCGGCGGCCACGAGCATGGGGAGATGTCGGATGCCTGCGCTAAGGCCTGCTCCGACTGTCAGCGAGAGTGCGAAAGCTGCGCAGCCCACTGCGCCGATCAGCTGGAATCCGGCAAAAAGGACCACGCCACCACGCTGGCCACTTGTTTGGATTGCGCCGCCTTCTGCGCCACTGCGGCCTCGATAGTCGCCCGCGGCGGTCCGTTCTCCGCCCTTATTTGCAAGGCCTGTGTCGACGCCTGCGCGATGTGCGGCAAGGAATGTGAGAAGTTTCCGGACGACAAGCACATGAAGGAATGCGCCGCCGAATGCCGCAAGTGCGAAAAGACCTGCAAGGAAATGGTCGCCCACGCCGGGCATGACCACGGCACGAAATAG
- a CDS encoding DUF1553 domain-containing protein, giving the protein MLRCLSSWTALFVAVACVSRGSLAEPARKIDFNRDIKPILSNNCYFCHGPDPAERKGGVDGLRLDTLEGAKVDLGSGNFAIVPGQPEKSDLLKRIASTDPDEMMPPAKTGKKLAAKDVELLREWIKQGAHYAQHWSYSPPVRPVLPATKNAAWPKNEIDRFLLARMEAEGLQPQPEADRYTLIRRLSLDLTGLPPTIAEVDAFVKDSDPQAYEKLVDRLLAKEAYGEHWAHQWLDLARYADSAGYADDPSRVIWLYRDYVIRSFNANKPFDQFTIEQIAGDLLPNPTDEQLTATAFHRNTLTNNEGGTNDEEFRNVAVVDRVNTTMAVWMGTTIACAQCHTHKYDPLSQKEFFGLFAIFNNSEDADRRDESPLLTRYSPDQLERKGKLEAELVTVERSLQASTPELVAAQTKWEENFPRSLIWSTLKPASFSSQAKLKGEIADDGTVTVAEASANDNYTLELPLAAGKIRAIKLETLADDKLPGKGPGHAGGNFVITNIDAVIEPPQGKSLSGRFVRVEIPGKNKMLSLAEVQVFSGNDNLAKSGEATQSSTDYDGPAKYAIDGNTDGDYQKKSVTHTAASDNPWWEVDLKSSQAIDRIVLWNRTDGNVGNRLADFKISVLNDKKEVVWEQKAAKHPDPSAEYSLSGRRAIEFAVALADFSQPQFEAANAISTKDKQKGWAVGGKLGESHALTLVAKQAVEVAEGSKLLVTIEQQSNHKQHTLGKFRLSATADDQVQRWTETPADVLAAMQVAADQRTVAQKEVLSKHFVSIAPELKDVRAKQAALKKQIADLKPDTVPIMKEMAGAGRETKLQHRGNYLDLGEVVKPGTPAIFPPLQKDLPQRLALANWLVDPANPLTARVVANRYWEQIFGTGIVATSEEFGSQGELPFHPELLDWLATDLTANKWDLKAFVKKLVTSAAYRQSSRVTPDLQSRDPDNRLLARGPRFRLSAEMVRDQTLAVGGLLSNKMYGPPVKPMQPSMGLSAAFGSGIDWQTSDGVDRHRRALYTTWRRSNPYPSMATFDAPNREVCTVRRGRTNTPLQALVTLNDPVYIEAAQALGRKVVTEGGATPDERMHYAFRLVLTRPPTADEQSRLVKLFENSRSKFEQQPEAAKKLATEPIGPLPKDATTAELAAWTVVGNVLLNLDEALMKR; this is encoded by the coding sequence ATGCTTCGCTGCTTGTCTTCTTGGACTGCACTATTTGTCGCGGTTGCTTGCGTATCGCGCGGTTCACTTGCCGAGCCCGCGCGCAAGATCGACTTCAATCGCGACATCAAGCCAATCCTCTCGAACAACTGCTATTTCTGCCACGGCCCGGATCCGGCCGAGCGGAAAGGCGGCGTCGATGGCTTGCGTCTCGATACGCTCGAAGGGGCCAAGGTCGATCTCGGCAGCGGCAACTTCGCGATTGTTCCGGGTCAGCCCGAGAAGAGTGATCTGCTGAAGCGGATTGCTTCGACCGATCCTGATGAAATGATGCCGCCGGCGAAGACCGGTAAGAAGCTGGCGGCGAAAGATGTCGAACTACTGCGCGAGTGGATCAAGCAAGGCGCGCACTACGCGCAGCACTGGTCTTATTCGCCGCCGGTTCGTCCCGTCCTGCCGGCGACTAAGAACGCTGCCTGGCCGAAGAACGAGATCGATCGCTTCCTGCTTGCCCGGATGGAAGCCGAAGGTTTGCAGCCGCAGCCCGAAGCCGATCGCTACACGCTCATCCGCCGTTTGTCTCTCGATCTCACCGGCTTGCCGCCGACTATTGCCGAGGTCGATGCCTTCGTCAAAGACAGCGACCCGCAGGCCTACGAAAAGCTCGTTGATCGGCTCCTCGCGAAAGAAGCCTACGGCGAACACTGGGCCCATCAATGGCTAGACCTCGCCCGCTACGCCGACTCGGCTGGCTATGCCGACGACCCATCGCGCGTCATCTGGCTGTATCGCGATTACGTCATTCGTTCGTTCAACGCGAACAAGCCCTTCGATCAATTCACGATTGAGCAGATCGCTGGCGACCTGCTGCCGAATCCCACCGACGAGCAATTGACCGCGACGGCCTTTCATCGCAACACGCTAACGAACAACGAAGGCGGCACGAATGACGAAGAGTTCCGCAACGTCGCCGTTGTCGATCGCGTGAACACCACGATGGCAGTGTGGATGGGAACGACAATCGCCTGCGCGCAGTGCCACACACACAAATACGATCCGCTGTCGCAGAAAGAATTTTTCGGGCTGTTTGCGATCTTCAACAACAGCGAAGACGCCGACCGCCGCGACGAATCGCCGCTGCTGACGCGTTACTCGCCCGATCAGCTCGAACGCAAAGGTAAGCTCGAAGCAGAACTGGTTACCGTCGAGCGCTCGTTGCAAGCCAGCACGCCGGAGTTAGTCGCTGCACAAACGAAATGGGAAGAGAACTTCCCGCGCTCGCTGATTTGGAGCACGTTGAAACCGGCTTCGTTTTCATCGCAAGCCAAACTCAAAGGCGAGATCGCCGATGATGGCACGGTGACGGTCGCCGAAGCATCGGCCAACGACAACTACACGCTGGAATTGCCGCTCGCTGCTGGAAAAATCCGGGCGATCAAACTCGAAACGCTCGCCGATGACAAATTACCCGGTAAAGGCCCCGGCCATGCGGGCGGCAACTTCGTGATCACCAACATCGACGCCGTAATCGAACCACCGCAGGGAAAGTCGCTCAGTGGTCGCTTCGTTCGCGTCGAAATCCCCGGCAAGAACAAAATGCTTTCGCTCGCCGAAGTGCAAGTCTTTTCCGGCAACGACAACCTGGCGAAGAGCGGCGAAGCCACGCAAAGTAGCACCGACTACGATGGTCCCGCGAAGTACGCCATTGATGGCAACACCGACGGCGACTACCAAAAGAAGAGCGTCACGCACACGGCCGCTTCGGATAATCCGTGGTGGGAAGTCGATCTCAAGAGTTCGCAAGCCATCGATCGCATCGTCCTCTGGAACCGCACCGACGGCAACGTCGGCAACCGCCTGGCCGATTTCAAGATCAGCGTGCTGAATGACAAGAAGGAAGTCGTCTGGGAACAGAAGGCGGCAAAACATCCCGACCCATCCGCTGAGTATTCCCTCTCAGGTCGCCGTGCCATTGAGTTTGCAGTCGCCCTCGCCGATTTCTCGCAACCGCAGTTCGAGGCCGCAAACGCCATCAGTACTAAGGACAAGCAAAAAGGTTGGGCCGTCGGCGGTAAGCTCGGCGAGTCGCACGCGTTGACGCTCGTCGCGAAGCAAGCCGTCGAGGTCGCCGAAGGCAGCAAACTGCTCGTCACCATCGAGCAGCAATCAAATCACAAGCAGCACACGCTCGGCAAGTTCCGCCTCAGCGCAACGGCCGATGATCAAGTGCAACGCTGGACCGAAACGCCCGCCGATGTGCTCGCCGCGATGCAAGTCGCCGCCGATCAACGAACCGTGGCGCAGAAAGAGGTCTTGAGCAAGCATTTCGTGAGCATCGCTCCAGAGCTCAAAGACGTGCGCGCGAAGCAGGCAGCACTCAAGAAGCAAATCGCCGATCTCAAGCCCGATACCGTGCCGATCATGAAAGAAATGGCCGGCGCCGGTCGCGAGACGAAGCTGCAACATCGTGGCAACTATCTCGACCTGGGCGAAGTCGTGAAGCCCGGCACGCCGGCAATTTTCCCGCCGCTGCAGAAGGATTTGCCGCAGCGCCTCGCGCTCGCCAATTGGCTCGTCGATCCCGCCAATCCGCTCACCGCTCGTGTGGTGGCCAATCGCTATTGGGAACAAATCTTCGGCACTGGCATTGTGGCCACGAGCGAAGAATTCGGCTCGCAAGGCGAACTGCCGTTTCATCCCGAACTGCTCGATTGGCTGGCGACGGATCTCACAGCAAACAAGTGGGATCTGAAAGCCTTCGTGAAAAAGCTCGTCACATCGGCCGCCTATCGGCAGTCGTCGCGTGTCACACCTGATCTCCAAAGTCGCGATCCCGACAACCGCCTGCTCGCTCGCGGCCCACGCTTCCGCCTGTCGGCCGAAATGGTCCGCGATCAAACGCTGGCCGTCGGCGGCTTGCTCAGCAACAAGATGTACGGCCCGCCGGTCAAGCCGATGCAGCCCTCCATGGGCCTCTCGGCCGCCTTCGGCAGCGGCATCGATTGGCAAACCAGCGACGGCGTGGATCGGCATCGCCGGGCACTTTACACCACTTGGCGACGGTCAAATCCCTATCCGTCGATGGCCACGTTCGACGCGCCGAATCGCGAGGTCTGCACCGTCCGCCGCGGCCGCACCAACACCCCGCTGCAGGCGCTGGTCACGCTCAATGACCCGGTCTACATCGAAGCCGCTCAGGCACTTGGCCGCAAAGTGGTCACCGAAGGTGGTGCAACTCCTGACGAGCGGATGCACTACGCATTTCGCCTCGTCCTCACCCGCCCGCCAACCGCTGACGAACAATCACGCTTAGTCAAACTCTTCGAGAACTCCCGTTCCAAATTCGAACAACAGCCCGAAGCTGCCAAAAAGCTCGCCACCGAGCCCATCGGCCCATTGCCGAAAGACGCCACGACCGCCGAACTCGCGGCTTGGACGGTTGTGGGAAACGTGCTGCTGAACTTGGATGAGGCGTTGATGAAGCGGTAG